From the Alkalibacter rhizosphaerae genome, one window contains:
- a CDS encoding transglycosylase domain-containing protein, with protein MSEHKNETNPVSEAQKNDTSNNNKKSKKRKKKPLTVKQKIFKVFKWFFLLLFILLLVGGSVGGYMVYNWVKDAPPLDMTKFDYIEPSRIVDKDGEFYQELQGTEKREIVSIDQIPDIVQKAFISIEDERFEEHNGVDIQGFTRAGLEVIRTGSLSGPGGSTITQQLIKLTHLTPEKALERKFTEIYLAMELEKVLTKDQIMEAYLNKINFAYAWGVQSASEVYFGNDISEATVAQAAVLAGIIKSPTNYKPYIIEEKEEGVFGIKVDEEGKVVYNEKNLLRAKAVVTQMLKLGHITQAQHDEAVSQLENNDFGLQLPEENEIYSYFTDALYEQLITDLVETDQFSFNTREEAQVYLLNSGLTVHSTLDQRIQNILEEKIQDDTLFPKQSSTARAASAALTKERGEEVNFMPEGAMTIIENGTGHVVGIVGGRSKETSRSLNRATQKFQIGSSTKPLTTYAPGIETKRITAASTFDNIPIQIGSWKPGNAGGFTGMTSVREGIKRSINVIAVQALYATGIENAAHYAELLGLEIVREGDRNDMNGSALALGGYTHGQTTLAMASAYSTFPDQGTRTVPIMYTKITDHDGNVVFENPEEKVRVFSEQTAYIVTDMLRAVVRGGTTSVSVSGMDIAGKTGTTNDQMHAYFAAFSKYYTGAVWYGYDQNKVTAGGRTYNLNIGIYGGSRPGPASLWQSVMREIHKDLPNANLPSRPSGIVTASVDKVSGLLPTELTEKDPRGSMVGSEMFISGTVPTESDDYHIEVRMDVSTGKVASEFCPEHLVETVVRIEKPEDRFPGNIRPANANYVPNSEKGVLAPDLEDICTVHTGNSIIDLAILNANGGTVDNITITQGESTVIRIRGVTQRGEYVDFSGGKLTVTPSTGNVSVVPSSAGNYTVTGISPGSGKIEATITYEYKVPVGEKTETRTYSYSDSMNYTIKQSNRPPTITLSYKGKNGVNITDEIFVGTSFSTSNISVKATDPDQGDQANITGPAITFNGAAAGQVDTSKAGTYVITYTATDKSGAATKGTLTLTVREQEVQAEPVED; from the coding sequence ATGTCAGAGCATAAGAATGAGACGAATCCCGTTTCAGAAGCACAAAAGAACGACACATCCAATAATAATAAAAAGAGTAAAAAAAGAAAGAAAAAACCCTTAACGGTGAAGCAAAAAATATTCAAAGTTTTCAAATGGTTTTTCCTGCTTCTCTTTATCCTGCTCCTCGTTGGAGGCAGCGTAGGCGGATACATGGTCTACAACTGGGTCAAGGACGCACCTCCCCTGGACATGACCAAGTTCGACTACATTGAGCCATCCCGCATCGTGGACAAAGATGGAGAGTTCTACCAGGAACTCCAGGGAACGGAAAAGCGGGAGATCGTCTCCATCGATCAGATACCGGATATCGTCCAGAAGGCCTTTATCTCCATCGAAGACGAGCGGTTTGAAGAGCACAACGGCGTGGACATCCAAGGCTTCACCCGTGCAGGTCTGGAAGTGATCCGAACCGGATCCCTCAGCGGTCCTGGGGGCAGCACCATCACCCAGCAGCTGATCAAGCTGACCCACCTGACTCCCGAAAAGGCTTTGGAGAGAAAATTCACCGAGATCTATTTGGCCATGGAACTGGAAAAAGTCTTGACCAAGGACCAGATCATGGAGGCCTACCTTAACAAGATCAACTTTGCTTACGCATGGGGGGTCCAATCCGCATCGGAAGTGTACTTTGGCAATGACATATCCGAAGCGACCGTAGCACAAGCAGCCGTTTTGGCCGGGATCATCAAAAGCCCCACAAACTACAAACCTTATATCATCGAAGAAAAAGAAGAAGGTGTTTTTGGCATCAAAGTGGACGAAGAAGGCAAAGTCGTATACAACGAGAAAAACCTTCTCCGGGCCAAGGCCGTCGTAACCCAGATGCTCAAGCTGGGGCACATCACCCAAGCCCAGCACGATGAAGCGGTCTCTCAGTTGGAAAACAACGATTTCGGATTGCAGCTGCCGGAAGAAAATGAGATCTACAGCTACTTTACAGATGCCTTGTATGAACAGCTGATCACCGATCTGGTGGAAACGGATCAGTTCAGCTTCAACACTAGAGAAGAAGCCCAGGTCTATCTGCTCAATTCCGGATTGACCGTCCACTCCACCCTGGATCAACGGATCCAAAATATCCTGGAAGAAAAGATCCAGGACGACACCCTCTTCCCCAAACAGAGTTCGACGGCCAGAGCCGCTTCCGCCGCTTTGACGAAAGAAAGGGGCGAGGAAGTCAACTTCATGCCGGAAGGTGCCATGACCATTATTGAGAACGGTACTGGCCATGTGGTCGGCATCGTCGGCGGTCGATCCAAGGAAACCAGCCGGTCCCTGAACCGGGCAACACAGAAATTCCAGATCGGTTCCTCCACCAAGCCTTTGACTACTTATGCACCAGGCATTGAGACCAAGCGGATCACTGCAGCGAGTACTTTTGACAACATCCCCATTCAGATCGGCAGCTGGAAGCCTGGAAATGCCGGCGGATTCACCGGAATGACCAGTGTTCGGGAGGGCATCAAGCGGTCCATCAACGTCATCGCTGTTCAGGCTTTATATGCCACTGGCATCGAAAATGCCGCCCATTACGCTGAACTTTTAGGACTGGAGATCGTACGGGAAGGCGACCGTAATGACATGAACGGCTCCGCCCTGGCCCTTGGCGGTTACACTCATGGGCAAACAACCTTGGCCATGGCCAGTGCCTATAGTACATTCCCGGACCAGGGAACCAGAACTGTTCCCATCATGTATACGAAAATCACCGATCACGACGGAAATGTCGTATTTGAAAATCCGGAAGAGAAAGTACGGGTATTTTCCGAGCAGACGGCCTACATTGTCACCGACATGTTGCGCGCCGTCGTTCGAGGAGGGACCACTTCCGTCTCCGTTTCCGGAATGGACATCGCAGGAAAAACAGGAACCACCAATGACCAGATGCATGCGTATTTCGCCGCTTTTTCCAAATACTATACTGGAGCGGTATGGTATGGTTATGACCAGAATAAAGTGACAGCAGGTGGTCGAACCTACAACCTCAACATCGGGATCTACGGAGGAAGCAGACCGGGACCCGCCTCCTTATGGCAGTCTGTCATGCGGGAGATCCACAAGGACCTTCCCAATGCCAATCTTCCTTCCCGACCAAGCGGAATCGTGACAGCAAGTGTAGATAAAGTCTCTGGCCTGCTTCCCACGGAATTGACCGAAAAGGATCCGAGAGGGTCCATGGTTGGATCGGAAATGTTTATATCCGGAACCGTTCCGACGGAATCCGACGATTACCACATCGAGGTTCGCATGGACGTGAGCACCGGCAAAGTCGCATCGGAATTTTGTCCGGAACATCTGGTAGAAACGGTGGTTCGGATCGAAAAACCGGAGGACCGGTTCCCCGGAAACATTCGACCAGCCAATGCAAATTACGTACCCAATTCGGAAAAGGGCGTCCTGGCCCCGGACTTGGAGGATATTTGTACCGTACATACAGGCAACAGCATCATCGATTTGGCCATTTTGAACGCCAATGGCGGTACGGTGGACAACATCACCATCACTCAAGGTGAAAGCACAGTGATCCGCATCCGCGGCGTCACCCAAAGAGGAGAATATGTAGATTTTAGTGGAGGCAAGCTGACGGTGACTCCGTCTACAGGAAATGTATCCGTTGTTCCCTCTTCCGCCGGCAATTATACGGTGACGGGAATATCTCCTGGCAGCGGGAAAATCGAAGCCACCATAACCTACGAGTACAAGGTCCCTGTGGGAGAAAAAACGGAAACACGGACCTATTCCTACTCGGACAGCATGAACTACACCATCAAGCAAAGCAATCGTCCGCCCACCATCACCCTATCTTATAAAGGGAAAAACGGTGTCAACATCACCGATGAGATTTTTGTAGGGACAAGTTTCAGCACCAGCAACATCAGTGTGAAGGCAACGGATCCGGACCAGGGAGATCAAGCAAACATAACCGGTCCGGCCATCACCTTCAACGGAGCAGCAGCCGGCCAGGTGGATACCAGCAAAGCCGGTACCTACGTCATCACCTACACCGCAACCGACAAGAGCGGAGCCGCCACCAAAGGCACCTTGACTTTGACGGTTCGCGAACAGGAAGTTCAGGCAGAACCTGTAGAAGACTAA
- the dcd gene encoding dCTP deaminase — MILSDKKILELLSTRELIIDPITPEQIQPASVDIRLGNHFLKLDENSIESMTLTDEIRYLSFETDEVIIPPHSFLLATTREYIKLPGNLTAFVEGRSSIGRLGLFIQNAGWVDPGFEGEITLELYNANRLPIKLKSDRRICQLVFASMDQYAMNPYKGKYQGQKKPVGSRVYLDEEA; from the coding sequence ATGATATTATCCGATAAAAAGATTTTGGAATTGCTCAGCACCAGGGAACTCATCATCGATCCCATCACGCCGGAACAGATCCAGCCGGCATCTGTAGACATCCGATTGGGGAACCATTTTTTGAAACTGGACGAGAACAGCATCGAGTCCATGACCTTGACGGACGAGATCCGCTACCTGTCCTTTGAAACGGACGAAGTGATCATTCCGCCCCATTCCTTCCTGCTGGCCACCACCCGGGAATATATCAAGCTTCCCGGCAATCTGACCGCTTTTGTGGAGGGAAGAAGCTCCATCGGCCGATTGGGATTGTTCATTCAAAACGCAGGCTGGGTGGATCCCGGCTTTGAAGGGGAGATCACCCTGGAATTGTACAATGCCAACCGTCTGCCCATCAAATTGAAAAGCGACCGGCGGATCTGTCAGCTGGTCTTCGCATCCATGGACCAATATGCCATGAATCCCTACAAGGGGAAATACCAGGGACAAAAGAAACCGGTGGGAAGCCGGGTCTATTTGGACGAAGAGGCCTGA
- a CDS encoding right-handed parallel beta-helix repeat-containing protein yields the protein MMLKRNKGIRSLFLAMIFFLLTGIFLVGSVFGTESQTMAVLVEEAWVDDDFDAGTSGWGTTHFASIQDGLNGLTENGTLHIATGIYEESFLVAKDGVTILGQDGSILEGSGNLLHNGITIQASGVILDGLTVQHWNENGIHIEGNDNTVQNCLIAGNGVASTSYTAGIKVEGNGNTISENTADSNGKIGIYILGDENVVQGNSASNNGDLGGWRGIELQGVDNQILQNTVNENNSAGIKADSNSNGLSIGNIIQGNTVSKNRDDGMELRGSTFNVSNNTLIGNGSNGIHMVNNDSNSELKGNVVQDNKEYGISSRGSNQIQGNTVTGNGLLERGHTGGIRVDEGDVLYANRIYDNINYGVYTYYGYVNVDEVSESNGIVPLVAEHNWWGSGTGPYHPTTNPYGSGDAVRDNIDFSPWLLTSEDPVELTDTKTFHLEEGESASLQGVVYVGATDGNGILTLGAYDDNPTNSSFYGELGIYADVQVAQPTELGELMIRLFYEGDPEPEEELVLYWWNGSQWAICSNTGVNRSENYVWAIVGPQTTPALSHLIGSEFGIGLMEPEPEEPTEEEEPEATPEEPAEADNPKTGSMTGSTIPWLVLAASGWMMQRKRKEHK from the coding sequence ATGATGTTGAAAAGAAACAAGGGGATCAGATCCTTGTTCCTTGCAATGATTTTCTTTTTACTGACAGGGATCTTTCTCGTAGGATCGGTTTTTGGAACGGAATCTCAGACGATGGCAGTGTTGGTGGAAGAAGCCTGGGTGGACGATGATTTTGATGCCGGGACCAGCGGATGGGGAACCACCCATTTTGCCTCGATCCAAGACGGTTTGAATGGCTTGACAGAAAACGGCACCCTACATATAGCGACTGGCATTTATGAAGAGAGCTTTTTGGTCGCAAAAGACGGAGTGACCATTCTCGGGCAGGATGGTTCCATTCTGGAAGGTTCCGGTAATCTTCTCCACAATGGGATCACAATACAAGCCAGTGGAGTCATCTTGGATGGGTTGACGGTCCAACATTGGAACGAAAACGGCATCCACATTGAAGGGAATGACAATACCGTTCAAAACTGCCTGATTGCAGGGAATGGAGTGGCCTCTACCTCTTATACTGCCGGAATCAAGGTGGAAGGAAACGGCAATACGATTTCAGAAAACACGGCGGACAGTAATGGGAAAATAGGGATCTACATCCTAGGTGACGAAAATGTGGTCCAGGGCAACAGCGCTTCCAACAATGGAGATCTGGGAGGATGGCGAGGCATCGAGCTACAGGGAGTCGACAACCAGATCCTGCAAAATACCGTCAACGAGAACAACAGTGCAGGGATCAAGGCGGATTCCAATAGCAATGGATTGAGCATCGGCAATATCATTCAAGGAAATACGGTTTCCAAAAACAGGGACGACGGTATGGAATTGAGAGGATCAACATTTAATGTTTCAAACAACACCTTGATCGGTAATGGTTCCAACGGAATCCATATGGTTAACAACGATTCTAACAGTGAACTAAAAGGCAACGTCGTCCAGGACAACAAGGAATATGGAATCAGTTCTCGTGGTTCCAACCAGATCCAAGGCAATACTGTAACTGGAAATGGTCTATTGGAAAGGGGACATACCGGCGGAATCCGAGTGGACGAAGGGGATGTCCTATATGCCAATAGGATCTACGACAACATCAATTATGGTGTTTATACCTATTATGGATACGTAAATGTAGATGAAGTATCTGAATCGAACGGAATTGTTCCACTTGTTGCAGAACATAACTGGTGGGGCAGCGGGACCGGTCCCTATCATCCAACAACAAACCCTTATGGATCGGGGGATGCGGTACGGGACAACATCGATTTTTCTCCATGGTTGTTAACAAGTGAAGATCCGGTGGAATTGACAGATACAAAGACGTTCCACTTGGAAGAAGGGGAGAGTGCATCCCTGCAAGGCGTAGTGTACGTTGGTGCAACTGACGGAAATGGTATCCTCACTTTGGGTGCTTACGATGACAATCCGACGAATTCTTCTTTTTATGGCGAACTGGGGATCTATGCTGATGTTCAAGTGGCACAGCCTACAGAACTTGGGGAATTGATGATCCGCTTGTTTTATGAAGGAGATCCGGAACCGGAAGAAGAACTGGTATTGTATTGGTGGAACGGCAGCCAATGGGCCATTTGTTCCAATACCGGTGTCAATAGGAGCGAAAACTATGTTTGGGCCATTGTAGGCCCTCAGACGACTCCTGCCCTTTCTCATCTTATCGGATCAGAATTCGGTATCGGCCTGATGGAACCGGAACCGGAAGAGCCAACAGAAGAGGAAGAACCGGAAGCCACTCCGGAGGAACCAGCGGAAGCGGATAATCCCAAAACTGGAAGTATGACAGGGTCGACGATCCCGTGGTTGGTTTTGGCTGCATCGGGATGGATGATGCAAAGGAAAAGGAAAGAGCATAAATAA
- the thiI gene encoding tRNA uracil 4-sulfurtransferase ThiI: MKRVILIRYGEIGLKGLNKGFFIDTLIRNIKSSMRSINNKKLEKIQGRFLLQVEEEDLEFAIHRLLQIFGIASISVATVIDKDLEAIKEASAVLVEEKIQQGQTTFKVQARRGDKSFPMTSPELNGELGGYLLKRFDALSVDVHQPQFQIYVEIREKAYVYTDILPGKNGLPVGTGGKAALLVSGGIDSPVAGYMIASRGVEVMGVHFHSYPYTSDRAKEKVIKLMEKVAVYAGKITLFVVPFTEIQLAIGEFCDEKYSTLIMRRYMMKIATRIGKQNGASALITGESIGQVASQTLESLMVTNAATDLPVFRPVIGMDKHAIIRIAEEIDTFETSILPYEDCCTIFVPKHPQTKPKMEHVLKQESYMEGIEEMMERAIAESERLEVYPT; encoded by the coding sequence TTGAAAAGAGTAATATTGATACGATACGGAGAAATCGGGTTGAAAGGCCTGAACAAAGGATTTTTTATTGACACACTGATACGAAACATCAAAAGCAGCATGCGCTCCATCAATAATAAAAAATTGGAGAAGATCCAGGGCCGTTTTCTTCTGCAAGTGGAAGAGGAAGATCTGGAATTTGCCATCCATCGCTTGCTGCAGATCTTTGGGATCGCCTCCATCAGCGTGGCCACGGTCATCGATAAAGACTTGGAGGCCATCAAGGAAGCCAGTGCTGTCCTGGTGGAGGAGAAGATCCAACAAGGCCAAACGACCTTTAAAGTACAGGCGAGAAGGGGAGACAAATCCTTTCCCATGACATCCCCGGAGCTGAATGGGGAATTGGGCGGATACCTGCTCAAAAGGTTCGATGCATTGTCGGTGGATGTCCATCAGCCACAGTTTCAGATCTACGTGGAGATCCGGGAGAAAGCCTATGTCTACACGGACATCCTTCCAGGGAAAAACGGCTTGCCTGTCGGAACGGGAGGGAAAGCCGCTTTGCTGGTATCCGGCGGCATCGACAGCCCCGTTGCCGGTTATATGATTGCCAGCAGGGGAGTGGAGGTCATGGGGGTCCATTTTCATTCCTATCCCTATACCAGCGACCGGGCCAAGGAAAAAGTCATCAAGTTGATGGAAAAGGTGGCCGTTTATGCGGGGAAGATCACCCTCTTCGTGGTTCCTTTTACGGAGATCCAGCTGGCCATTGGGGAGTTTTGCGATGAAAAATATTCCACCCTGATCATGCGGCGATACATGATGAAGATCGCCACCCGGATCGGGAAGCAAAACGGGGCATCGGCCCTGATAACTGGAGAAAGCATCGGTCAGGTGGCCAGCCAGACCCTGGAAAGTCTCATGGTGACCAACGCTGCCACGGATCTGCCTGTATTCCGTCCCGTCATCGGCATGGACAAGCACGCCATCATCCGCATTGCGGAAGAGATCGATACTTTTGAAACATCCATTCTTCCTTATGAAGATTGCTGTACCATTTTTGTCCCGAAGCATCCCCAGACAAAGCCAAAAATGGAGCATGTCCTCAAACAGGAGTCCTACATGGAGGGCATCGAAGAGATGATGGAACGGGCCATAGCAGAAAGCGAACGGCTGGAAGTATACCCTACATAG
- a CDS encoding YkvA family protein gives MMKNLGNIRYVFEMLKDNTVPKWNKAVLIFAVVYFILPVDFIPEAVFPGLGHIDDLLVILAALNSLSDILGRYRKRDEKKKEKVIGEEYVKYTVKDEESND, from the coding sequence ATGATGAAAAACTTGGGCAACATCCGTTATGTCTTTGAAATGTTGAAAGACAATACCGTGCCGAAGTGGAACAAGGCAGTATTGATCTTTGCTGTCGTCTACTTCATTTTGCCGGTGGACTTCATACCGGAGGCAGTTTTTCCCGGTTTGGGTCACATCGATGATCTATTGGTTATTTTAGCTGCATTGAACAGCCTCAGTGATATTCTTGGCAGATATCGAAAGAGGGACGAAAAGAAAAAAGAAAAAGTCATCGGAGAAGAATACGTGAAATATACGGTGAAAGACGAGGAATCGAATGATTAA